A single genomic interval of Odontesthes bonariensis isolate fOdoBon6 chromosome 3, fOdoBon6.hap1, whole genome shotgun sequence harbors:
- the prdm2b gene encoding PR domain zinc finger protein 2 gives MAIIGGTVETLDEIPAHVWKGLPDCLNLGPSAVNQSRIGVWATQVIPKGKRFGPFVGEKKKRSQVTSNVYMWEVYFPSRGWMCIDATDPMKGNWLRYMNWARSSEEQNLFPLEINRAIYYKVLRPIGPGEELLVWYTVEDNPEITAALEEERANSLSRKNSLRAKRARRKQLEKARQAGLGGFKRTGGTKPIVKEMWDGGECAKEEDERPPGTSQDMKEVHPSGSTDRKDVQVISAALSDRGNWGEEEEEEEEEEEEQEEEEEEEVEAAAEVEEEDGDDQCDVQHQTSQQSNEADSVQNKPSAPLLNSGEESHKEPQVKPEYSSLPAQEREVDPCLDPDVELEGDPQGESSYPCHHCERHFSTRQGLERHIHIHTISSQQAQFFKCRYCNKCFGSQVGRRRHERRHENGFKKRPGSLAAAASLLSAVVQTDSSPDCISPTSHYIAIGSQFTAGHVQNSEMQRKELGPPADRPLMLDENGESKELHPCKYCNKAFGTHTNMRRHQRRIHERHLLPKGVRRKGMLLQEASAQLQPGESPSTSPPPVYMPSADTEDEADRDDYTVDISKNISENLSFYIDGKIVSTSAVSSCEVIEVDSRSAALFGLDTVIISPNQIGHTLKVEGRMSSAKQIPTSGQPAAAKRRTSTPPLVTSLKVETEMTPSPSSSTSSTSNLLVGGVFQQPPDSNAFQREKTVYLSPKLKQLLQTQDFQKSTLALITESHRLASPLSVTQLQGASGKFKRRTGSPPSSPQLSPAGKTESCKAEVASDHTLKVPKLESHSVPPPDSLLDKDEEDNLSLSGDAMHSQASTSSGGNSCNQQPLDLSNSVSRRSDELNQVVGDSALDLSLHRKTLVETELKGNAAPQPLAKKRKPNTSMLEKVLMNEYVGLTLPGEEGPSGLANLSSFHSRSPNVASESAHPSPPSLTPVTMNPSSPGSSSVTSPTPPPPILPTIPSPPAMPSSPLSQPSDSPPLRPLPVLSPKMSPRSDEHKPVSDSVEDFLAEENKDEEENLNSEPLDSPNTPLEGSPHRSVSPSSPGPSSADLPTKDDVSLPTACSSSLNGNLNHDVVAETETSLESDLAALSSKPESTSHPPTSHDSPPSPVSPSPPQIKVKEEPQHCEDDLLISNHAPRDGVDSSLQSAAPDESSDKTFEEEEFDLTYCKTFVCNVCEEPFNSIKELSGHIAEHAVDWPFKCEFCVQLFGAAPALLTHRTTLHGVGQIFVCSVCSKEFAFLCNLQQHQKDLHPNETCSHTTVESGKLRPQNYTDPSKAKEESSPSTPAPETTDDSAPQTDSHLAEEEPDVNGNHADDPNEELYTTIKIMASEGTKPKGPDVRLGINQHYPSYKPPPFPYHSRSHAGSVASATNFTTHNIPQTFSTAIRCTKCGNSFDNMPELHKHILACANASDKKRYTPKKNPIPLKQIVKSPNGVVPPTAAAAAHGAFRRMGQPKRLNFNQDPGKTKMTALSKKKNQLVQKAISQKNKAAITAKKAAVKVEEELASNVCPHCSREFTYTASLTKHMAISCPMKPVPTKKGRKSLAEVKKEVVSFVDKNTNRKRASDCDIQTEPEAKPLGKTRARSSSAADYEPFQTSKGKTVGRLKRPASFPAPVSDRKRAKKAHVQSLPPTPSVPDTPSDTAQRLAMRLQRMGKEPAPKRSAEAKSPPQLKKEERFSLRTRERVGGPVTRSLQMANTSPADTKTEELPMQEPKDSQEVLMK, from the exons GTCTACTTTCCATCCCGGGGATGGATGTGCATAGATGCCACAGACCCCATGAAGGGGAACTGGCTACGATATATGAACTGGGCTCGATCCAGTGAAGAGCAAAATCTTTTTCCTTTAGAGATCAACAGAGCCATTTACTACAAAGTTCTCAGG CCTATCGGGCCGGGAGAGGAGCTGCTGGTGTGGTACACTGTGGAAGACAACCCTGAGATAACAGCTGCACTGGAGGAAGAAAGAGCCAACAGTCTGAGCAGGAAAAACTCACTCAGGGCGAAGCGAG CCAGAAGAAAGCAGCTGGAGAAAGCCAGACAGGCTGGTTTGGGTGGATTCAAAAGAACAGGTGGAACCAAACCTATTGTAAAGGAGATGTGGGATGGGGGAGAAT GTGCAAAGGAGGAGGATGAGAGGCCACCAGGGACCTCACAAGACATGAAAGAAGTCCATCCCTCGGGAAGCACTGACCGTAAAGATGTGCAGGTCATCTCAGCAGCATTGAGTGACAGAGGAAActggggggaggaggaggaggaggaggaggaggaagaagaggaacaagaggaggaggaggaagaagaagtagaGGCGGCGGCAGAGGTAGAGGAAGAAGATGGTGATGACCAATGTGATGTACAGCACCAAACTTCTCAGCAATCGAATGAGGCTGATTCTGTGCAGAACAAGCCGTCTGCCCCGTTGCTGAACTCTGGTGAAGAAAGCCATAAGGAGCCACAGGTGAAGCCGGAGTATTCCTCACTTCCCGCTCAAGAGCGAGAGGTTGATCCTTGTCTTGACCCTGATGTTGAGCTTGAGGGTGATCCACAAGGAGAGTCATCATATCCCTGTCACCACTGTGAGCGCCACTTCTCCACCAGACAGGGTCTGGAGCGTCATATACACATTCATACCATCAGCAGCCAGCAAGCACAATTCTTCAAGTGCCGATACTGCAATAAATGTTTTGGCTCACAGGTGGGGCGGCGGCGGCATGAGAGAAGACATGaaaatggttttaaaaaaagacctGGCTCCCTGGCTGCAGCTGCCAGTCtactcagtgctgtggtgcagACCGATTCGAGTCCCGACTGCATCAGCCCAACTAGTCACTATATAGCCATAGGGTCCCAGTTTACAGCAGGACACGTGCAGAACTCTGAGATGCAAAGGAAGGAGTTGGGGCCCCCTGCTGACCGTCCCTTAatgttggatgaaaatggagaGTCAAAAGAACTCCATCCCTGCAAGTACTGTAATAAGGCATTCGGCACACACACCAACATGCGCAGACACCAACGCAGAATACACGAACGGCACTTGTTACCGAAAGGAGTTCGCAGGAAAGGCATGCTGCTGCAAGAGGCGTCAGCGCAGCTGCAGCCCGGTGAGTCCCCCAGCACCAGCCCTCCACCCGTCTACATGCCCAGTGCTGACACAGAGGATGAGGCGGACAGGGATGATTATACAGTTGACATATCCAAAAACATCTCAGAAAATCTAAGCTTCTACATTGACGGCAAGATTGTGTCCACCAGTGCGGTTAGCAGTTGTGAGGTGATAGAGGTGGACTCACGCTCAGCTGCGTTGTTTGGTCTGGATACGGTCATTATCAGCCCGAATCAGATCGGTCACACACTGAAGGTGGAGGGTAGAATGAGTTCTGCAAAGCAAATTCCCACGAGTGGGcagccagcagcagcaaaaAGAAGAACATCTACACCCCCACTTGTTACCAGCCTTAAAGTGGAGACGGAAATGACACCGTCGCCATCATCCTCTACATCTTCCACATCTAACTTGTTAGTGGGAGGAGTGTTTCAGCAACCCCCAGATTCAAATGCATTTCAGCGGGAGAAAACCGTTTACCTCTCGCCTAAGCTGAAACAGCTCCTTCAGACACAAGACTTTCAAAAATCAACCCTAGCCCTCATTACAGAGAGCCATAGATTGGCTTCACCGCTGTCAGTCACGCAGCTGCAAGGAGCCTCAGGAAAGTTTAAAAGAAGAACAGGCTCGCCTCCATCATCGCCACAGCTCAGtcctgcaggtaaaactgaaaGCTGTAAAGCAGAAGTGGCGAGTGACCACACCCTTAAGGTGCCAAAGCTGGAAAGCCACAGTGTGCCACCTCCTGACAGCCTGCTGGACAAAGATGAGGAGGATAATCTGAGTCTGTCTGGAGATGCGATGCACAGCCAAGCTTCCACTAGTAGCGGGGGAAATTCCTGTAATCAGCAGCCTTTGGATCTGTCCAACTCAGTGAGTAGACGAAGTGACGAGTTGAACCAGGTGGTGGGGGATTCAGCTCTGGATTTAAGCCTGCATCGCAAGACCCTCGTTGAGACAGAATTAAAGGGAAATGCAGCACCACAGCCACTAGCAAAAAAGAGAAAGCCTAACACCAGTATGCTTGAAAAGGTGCTGATGAACGAGTATGTTGGTCTGACTTTGCCAGGGGAGGAGGGTCCCTCAGGCCTGGCAAACCTGAGCAGTTTCCATTCTCGCTCTCCAAATGTTGCATCAGAGTCTGCCCACCCATCTCCACCCTCTTTGACCCCTGTCACTATGAATCCCTCTTCGCCTGGCAGCAGCAGCGTCACATCCCCAACACCACCCCCTCCTATTCTTCCAACCATACCGTCTCCACCAGCTATGCCTAGCTCCCCTCTCTCTCAGCCTTCAGACTCACCCCCACTGAGACCTCTTCCTGTCCTCTCCCCAAAAATGTCTCCAAGATCAGACGAACACAAGCCCGTGTCGGATTCTGTCGAGGACTTCTTAGCTGAGGAGAACAAAGATGAAGAGGAGAACCTTAACTCTGAGCCACTGGATTCCCCAAACACTCCACTCGAAGGTTCCCCTCATCGTTCAGTGTCACCGAGTTCTCCTGGGCCTTCATCAGCAGATCTGCCCACGAAAGATGATGTTTCTCTGCCCACAGCGTGCAGCAGTTCCCTAAATGGCAACTTAAACCACGATGTTGTCGCAGAAACGGAGACATCTTTGGAATCAGACTTGGCTGCTCTGTCCTCCAAACCAGAATCAACATCTCATCCTCCTACATCACATGACTCACCTCCATCACCAGTTTCACCGTCTCCCCCTCAGATTAAAGTAAAAGAAGAGCCACAGCACTGTGAAGATGATTTGTTGATTTCAAATCATGCACCTCGGGATGGTGTCGACTCTTCTCTGCAGTCTGCTGCTCCCGATGAATCATCTGATAAAACCTTTGAGGAAGAGGAATTCGACTTGACCTACTGCAAGACTTTTGTGTGTAATGTCTGTGAGGAGCCTTTCAACTCCATCAAAGAGCTCAGTGGACATATCGCAGAGCATGCCGTAGACTGGCCCTTTAAGTGTGAATTTTGTGTGCAGCTATTCGGTGCCGCCCCAGCTCTGCTGACACACAGGACAACACTGCATGGAGTGGGTCAGATATTTGTGTGCTCAGTCTGTTCCAAAGAGTTTGCCTTTCTCTGTAACCTCCAGCAGCACCAAAAGGATCTGCATCCAAACGAGACGTGTTCACATACTACTGTAGAAAGTGGCAAGCTTAGGCCACAGAATTACACCGATCCATCGAAAGCCAAAGAGGAGAGCAGTCCCTCAACACCAGCACCGGAAACGACCGATGACAGCGCTCCACAAACAGACTCTCATTTAGCAGAAGAGGAGCCTGATGTCAACGGTAATCACGCAGATGATCCCAATGAGGAGCTATACACTACAATAAAGATCATGGCATCAGAAGGAACGAAGCCGAAAGGCCCTGACGTCCGCCTGGGTATTAATCAACACTATCCCAGTTATAAACCACCCCCATTTCCTTATCATAGCCGTTCGCATGCTGGCTCCGTGGCTTCTGCTACAAACTTTACCACCCACAACATCCCGCAGACTTTCAGCACTGCCATTCGCTGCACCAAGTGTGGCAACAGCTTTGACAATATGCCTGAGCTGCACAAGCATATACTGGCCTGTGCCAATGCTAGTGATAAGAAGCGTTACACTCCCAAGAAAAACCCCATCCCCCTCAAACAAATAGTGAAGAGTCCGAACGGAGTCGTGCCACCGACCGCGGCCGCTGCGGCACATGGTGCTTTCCGTAGAATGGGTCAGCCAAAGAGACTTAACTTTAATCAGGATCCCGGTAAAACAAAAATGACCGCCCTCAGTAAGAAGAAAAACCAGCTGGTCCAGAAGGCAAtctcacagaaaaataaagccGCCATTACTGCGAAGAAGGCTGCTGTCAAAGTTGAAGAAGAACTTGCTTCTAATGTCTGCCCCCACTGCAGTCGGGAGTTTACTTATACCGCAAGTCTGACTAAACATATGGCAATCAGCTGTCCCATGAAACCTGTCCCGACTAAAAAGGGCAGAAAAAGTCTAGCAGAGGTGAAAAAAGAGGTCGTCTCTTTTGtggataaaaacacaaataggAAGAGGGCTTCAGACTGTGACATACAGACAGAGCCAGAGGCTAAACCTCTGGGAAAGACCAGAGCTCGTAGCTCCAGTGCAGCAGACTATGAGCCCTTCCAGACAAGCAAAGGAAAAACTGTGGGTCGGTTAAAGAGACCCGCCTCGTTCCCAGCACCGGTTTCTGATCGCAAAAGAGCCAAGAAGGCCCACGTTCAGTCTCTACCTCCCACCCCTTCTGTCCCCGACACTCCCAGTGATACAGCACAGCGGCTGGCCATGAGATTACAGCGTATGGGCAAAGAGCCAGCACCCAAGAGGTCAGCCGAGGCCAAATCACCACCACAACTGAAGAAAGAGGAGCGGTTCTCCCTCCGAACGAGGGAGAGAGTTGGGGGTCCGGTCACCAGGAGCTTACAGATGGCCAACACGTCTCCTGCTGATACAAAAACTGAGGAACTGCCGATGCAAGAGCCAAAAGACTCTCAG GAGGTGCTAATGAAGTGA